In the Marinomonas algicola genome, one interval contains:
- the alaS gene encoding alanine--tRNA ligase, which produces MKSSELRQSFLAYFEGQQHQVVDSSSLIPGNDPTLLFTNAGMVQFKDVFLGQDQRPYTRATSSQRCVRAGGKHNDLENVGYTARHHTFFEMLGNFSFGDYFKEEAISYAWEFLTGVLKLPKEKLLVTVYAEDDEAYNLWADKIGIPVDRIIRIGDNKGSRYASDNFWQMGDTGPCGPCTEVFYDHGEHIWGGPPGSPEEDGDRFIEIWNVVFMQFNRSADGSMAPLPKPSVDTGMGLERIAAILQGVHSNYEIDLFQNLIKAAAKVVGTDDLSAQSLRVIADHIRSCSFMITDGIVPSNEGRGYVLRRIIRRAVRHGHKLGQKETFFNQLIDALCIEMGEAYPELIKLKGRIQSILLKEEEQFAKTLEQGMRILDDAIASMGSGSKTIPGDVVFKLYDTYGFPADLTNDVARERDLEIDETGFEVAMDEQRNRARSASQFTMDMSSIIDAGATEFTGYGELNGTGVVESIIVDGEKVEKLEAGQNAVIILTKTPFYGESGGQVGDKGWLRGGGAFNVSNTTKQGKTHLHHGVLREGRVAVGDTLTGTVDSSLRSATSLNHSATHLLHEALRRVVGDHVHQKGSLCDAERLRFDFSHFEGVTDVELEQVEDMVNEQIRLNHEVLTEIMDIESAKEKGAMALFGEKYDSNVRVLTMGSDYSIELCGGTHVKRTGDIGLLKIVSEGGIAAGVRRIEAVTGKAAFDYVRATEFTLHKVASLVKGNSDNVLEKIVSLVDQSRALQKEVDQLKSKIAAQAGSDMASQAIDISGGKLLISQVEVSDPKDLRDMLDQLKSKLESAIILLASVNDGKVSLIAGVTKDLTSKVKAGDLIKMVAPIVDGRGGGRPDMAQAGGNNPDKLSEALEVAVAWVSERV; this is translated from the coding sequence ATGAAGAGTTCAGAATTACGTCAATCATTTTTAGCCTACTTCGAGGGTCAGCAGCATCAGGTTGTCGACTCAAGTTCTTTAATTCCAGGAAACGATCCTACTCTGCTTTTTACTAATGCCGGTATGGTGCAGTTTAAAGATGTATTTTTGGGTCAAGATCAGCGCCCTTATACGAGAGCGACGTCTTCTCAGCGTTGTGTACGTGCTGGTGGTAAACATAACGATTTAGAAAACGTTGGTTATACCGCACGCCACCATACTTTCTTTGAGATGCTTGGTAATTTTAGTTTCGGTGACTACTTTAAGGAAGAGGCGATTAGCTACGCTTGGGAGTTTTTGACGGGCGTATTAAAGCTACCAAAAGAGAAATTGCTCGTCACTGTTTATGCAGAAGATGACGAAGCCTATAATTTATGGGCAGATAAGATTGGCATACCTGTTGACCGCATCATCCGTATTGGAGATAACAAAGGCTCCAGATACGCGTCCGACAATTTCTGGCAGATGGGTGATACGGGACCATGTGGTCCTTGTACAGAAGTATTTTATGACCATGGTGAGCATATTTGGGGTGGTCCGCCAGGGTCTCCTGAAGAAGATGGTGACCGTTTCATAGAAATTTGGAATGTGGTTTTCATGCAGTTTAATCGCTCTGCTGACGGTAGTATGGCGCCATTACCTAAACCATCGGTTGATACCGGTATGGGGCTGGAACGTATTGCGGCTATTTTGCAGGGTGTACACAGTAATTACGAAATTGACTTGTTTCAAAACCTGATTAAAGCGGCTGCTAAAGTGGTTGGTACTGACGATTTGAGTGCTCAATCTTTAAGAGTTATTGCGGATCATATTCGTTCATGCTCTTTCATGATTACTGATGGTATTGTCCCTTCCAATGAAGGGCGCGGCTATGTATTAAGACGTATTATCCGTCGAGCGGTTCGCCATGGGCATAAGTTGGGTCAGAAGGAGACGTTTTTTAATCAGTTGATAGACGCACTTTGTATCGAGATGGGCGAAGCGTATCCTGAGCTGATTAAGTTAAAGGGCCGTATTCAATCTATTCTGCTTAAAGAGGAAGAACAATTTGCTAAGACACTTGAGCAAGGTATGCGGATCTTAGATGACGCGATTGCGTCTATGGGTTCCGGTTCTAAAACTATCCCTGGCGACGTGGTTTTCAAACTGTATGACACTTATGGGTTCCCTGCGGATTTGACGAATGATGTGGCCCGCGAACGCGACTTGGAGATCGATGAGACTGGTTTTGAAGTCGCTATGGATGAGCAGAGAAATAGAGCGCGCTCGGCTAGTCAATTTACCATGGACATGTCGAGTATCATTGATGCAGGCGCTACTGAGTTTACGGGTTATGGTGAGTTAAATGGTACAGGCGTTGTTGAATCCATTATTGTTGATGGTGAGAAAGTAGAGAAACTTGAAGCGGGTCAAAATGCGGTGATTATTTTGACGAAAACGCCTTTTTATGGTGAGTCTGGTGGTCAAGTTGGTGATAAAGGATGGTTGCGAGGTGGTGGTGCTTTTAATGTCTCAAATACCACCAAGCAAGGTAAAACCCATCTACATCATGGTGTGCTTAGAGAGGGCCGTGTTGCCGTTGGGGATACACTCACTGGTACGGTTGATTCGTCGCTTCGTTCCGCTACATCTTTGAATCACTCGGCGACACACTTGTTGCATGAAGCGTTACGTCGAGTCGTCGGTGATCATGTTCACCAAAAAGGATCTTTATGTGACGCCGAGCGTTTACGCTTTGATTTTTCGCATTTTGAAGGTGTCACAGATGTTGAGCTTGAGCAGGTAGAAGACATGGTGAACGAGCAAATTCGTTTAAACCATGAAGTGCTTACTGAAATTATGGACATTGAGTCGGCTAAAGAGAAAGGCGCTATGGCCTTATTTGGTGAAAAATACGACAGCAATGTTCGTGTATTGACTATGGGGTCAGATTATTCTATTGAGCTTTGTGGTGGTACTCATGTTAAGAGAACCGGTGATATAGGTTTGCTGAAAATTGTTTCTGAGGGTGGTATTGCTGCAGGTGTTAGACGAATTGAAGCTGTGACTGGGAAAGCGGCATTTGATTATGTTCGAGCAACAGAGTTTACATTGCACAAAGTAGCCTCTCTAGTAAAAGGCAATTCCGATAATGTATTGGAAAAGATCGTGTCTTTGGTTGATCAGAGTCGCGCTTTGCAAAAAGAAGTAGACCAGCTTAAGTCAAAAATTGCGGCGCAAGCCGGTTCGGATATGGCCTCTCAAGCCATTGATATATCAGGAGGGAAATTATTGATTTCTCAAGTGGAAGTCAGTGACCCAAAAGATTTAAGGGATATGTTAGATCAGCTGAAGAGCAAGCTTGAGTCCGCCATTATTTTATTGGCAAGTGTTAATGATGGCAAAGTCAGTTTGATTGCGGGTGTAACAAAAGATTTGACAAGTAAAGTGAAAGCGGGTGATCTCATTAAAATGGTTGCTCCAATTGTCGATGGTCGTGGGGGCGGTCGACCTGATATGGCTCAGGCTGGTGGTAATAATCCTGACAAGTTATCAGAAGCGTTGGAAGTGGCTGTGGCTTGGGTCTCAGAGCGAGTGTAA
- the alr gene encoding alanine racemase, whose amino-acid sequence MARPLTKTVNLSSIKHNYLLAKALHPTSKAFAVVKANAYGHGAVAVAQYLDSTVDAFAVAAVEEALELRESGIKSPIMLLEGVFEASEWSLCERHGLWSAVENDAQVDALIDSGCHIEKVFVKVDVGMHRLGVDPDRATELVERLRQSNYVNEVLLMSHFSSSDDLLSDTTSKQLAVFKRVHKNCGNIEGSVANSAAVLKWDIPEGGWIRPGVMLYGISPFNDITGKELGLKMAMTFTSKVISLRVIQKGDRVGYAGSFEAQKEEIIATVAVGYGDGYPRNAINGTPIIVNNIPCSLAGRVSMDMITVNVSNVPDITLGANVELWGDTLPVEHVANHSSTIGYELVTRMTSRPRIQYR is encoded by the coding sequence ATGGCGCGTCCACTGACAAAAACGGTTAATTTATCATCTATAAAACACAACTACTTGCTTGCCAAGGCGTTGCACCCGACCTCTAAAGCGTTTGCCGTGGTGAAGGCGAATGCTTATGGTCATGGTGCAGTTGCAGTAGCACAGTATTTGGATTCAACTGTGGATGCTTTTGCTGTTGCCGCCGTTGAAGAAGCCTTAGAGCTCCGGGAGTCTGGTATAAAGTCACCTATTATGCTTCTAGAAGGTGTTTTTGAGGCTTCTGAATGGTCTCTATGTGAGAGGCATGGTTTGTGGAGTGCTGTTGAAAATGACGCTCAAGTGGATGCGTTGATCGACTCTGGTTGTCATATTGAGAAGGTGTTTGTAAAAGTGGATGTTGGTATGCATAGACTGGGTGTCGACCCTGATAGGGCGACTGAACTGGTTGAAAGATTACGTCAGTCTAATTATGTCAATGAGGTGCTTTTGATGTCCCATTTTTCAAGCTCAGACGATCTGTTAAGTGATACTACTTCAAAGCAATTGGCCGTATTTAAACGAGTTCACAAAAATTGTGGAAATATTGAGGGCAGTGTGGCGAATTCTGCCGCCGTGCTTAAGTGGGACATTCCTGAGGGTGGGTGGATTCGTCCAGGTGTAATGTTGTATGGTATTTCTCCTTTTAATGACATTACAGGGAAAGAGTTAGGGCTAAAAATGGCAATGACATTTACTTCAAAAGTCATTTCACTAAGGGTGATACAAAAAGGTGATAGAGTTGGCTATGCTGGCAGCTTTGAGGCGCAAAAAGAAGAAATCATAGCGACAGTAGCTGTTGGGTATGGAGATGGCTATCCTCGTAATGCCATTAATGGGACTCCGATTATAGTGAATAATATCCCTTGTTCTTTAGCAGGTAGGGTGTCTATGGATATGATTACGGTTAATGTCTCGAATGTTCCAGATATTACTCTTGGGGCCAATGTTGAGCTTTGGGGAGACACATTACCTGTTGAGCATGTGGCGAATCATTCATCAACGATAGGTTATGAACTTGTTACTCGAATGACCAGCAGACCCAGAATACAATATAGATAA
- a CDS encoding regulatory protein RecX, with product MANKALNALYDTALRKLSYREHCTKDLKTKLFKYTDEPELIEEVITLLKESNYLNDKRFAEIYVRSKFTKGIGEIRVRQELKMKNIQQDDIANALNQPEIDWFELAVKVKTKKQPDHQSLSFSDTAKLRRFLQSRGFTFDQIQYALMNE from the coding sequence ATGGCCAACAAAGCGTTAAATGCTCTCTACGATACAGCATTAAGAAAACTATCTTACAGGGAGCACTGCACAAAAGACCTTAAAACAAAGCTTTTCAAATACACAGATGAACCAGAGTTAATTGAAGAGGTAATTACTTTATTAAAAGAAAGCAATTACCTTAATGATAAACGCTTTGCTGAAATATACGTTCGCAGCAAATTTACCAAAGGCATAGGAGAGATAAGGGTAAGACAAGAACTTAAAATGAAAAACATTCAGCAAGATGATATTGCAAACGCATTGAACCAACCAGAGATAGATTGGTTCGAACTTGCAGTTAAAGTCAAAACCAAAAAACAGCCAGACCACCAGTCATTGTCCTTTTCTGATACAGCTAAGCTGCGTCGTTTTTTACAGTCACGAGGATTTACTTTTGATCAAATACAATACGCTCTAATGAATGAATAA
- the recA gene encoding recombinase RecA, translating into MSSTADNKKKALDAALTQIERQFGKGAIMKMGEGARLNIETVSTGSLGLDIALGAGGLPYGRICEIYGPESSGKTTLTLSVIAEAQKQGKTCAFIDAEHALDPNYAEKLGVNINDLLISQPDTGEQALEIVDMLVRSNSVDVIIVDSVAALVPKSEIEGDMGDSSVGVQARLLSQAMRKLTGSIKHANCLVVFINQIRMKIGVMFGSPETTTGGNALKFYSSVRLDIRRIGSVKQGDEVVGNETRVKVVKNKIAPPFKQAEFQIMYGAGIYRMGEIIDLGVKQGFVDKAGAWYAYGGSKIGQGKANAAQYLTDNPDIAQEIEAKIRAELLAAPTPKDEKSDVEGKDLLDS; encoded by the coding sequence ATGTCATCGACAGCTGATAACAAGAAAAAAGCATTAGACGCTGCGCTTACTCAGATAGAGCGTCAGTTTGGTAAAGGTGCCATCATGAAGATGGGTGAAGGTGCTCGTCTTAACATTGAAACTGTATCAACGGGCTCTTTGGGACTAGACATTGCTTTGGGTGCTGGTGGCTTGCCTTATGGAAGAATCTGCGAAATCTACGGACCAGAGTCTTCCGGTAAAACAACGCTGACTCTTAGTGTGATTGCGGAAGCTCAAAAACAAGGCAAAACCTGTGCTTTTATTGATGCTGAGCATGCATTAGACCCTAATTATGCTGAGAAATTAGGTGTGAACATTAATGACTTGCTCATCTCTCAACCAGATACGGGTGAACAGGCTCTTGAAATCGTTGATATGTTAGTACGTTCAAATAGTGTAGACGTTATCATTGTCGACTCTGTCGCTGCATTGGTTCCTAAATCCGAGATTGAAGGGGATATGGGCGATTCATCTGTAGGTGTTCAAGCGCGCTTGTTATCTCAGGCAATGCGTAAGTTAACGGGTTCCATTAAACACGCCAATTGTTTGGTTGTCTTTATTAACCAAATTCGCATGAAAATTGGTGTGATGTTTGGCTCCCCAGAAACGACAACAGGCGGTAATGCTCTTAAATTTTACAGCTCTGTACGTCTTGATATTCGTAGAATTGGCTCGGTTAAGCAGGGTGATGAGGTTGTTGGAAACGAGACTCGAGTTAAAGTAGTAAAAAACAAAATTGCACCGCCGTTTAAGCAAGCCGAGTTCCAAATTATGTACGGTGCTGGTATATATCGTATGGGTGAAATTATAGATCTTGGTGTGAAGCAGGGTTTTGTTGACAAAGCCGGCGCTTGGTATGCTTATGGTGGCAGTAAAATTGGTCAAGGTAAAGCGAATGCCGCTCAATATCTGACTGATAACCCTGATATTGCACAAGAAATTGAAGCGAAAATACGCGCTGAATTATTAGCCGCACCAACACCGAAAGATGAAAAATCGGATGTGGAAGGGAAAGACTTGCTCGATTCTTAA
- a CDS encoding CinA family protein: protein MIISTEIESLVQSLAKRLMEKNYQLATAESCTGGLIGAVCTELSGSSAWFQCAVVTYSNSAKQGLLGVHPDTLLNYGAVSKETVAEMCSGALKHRADIVVAVSGVAGPLGGSEEKPVGTVYIGWQIKSEAPRVNRFKFAGDRADVRHQATYEALKGLIKLLD from the coding sequence GTGATCATCTCAACTGAAATTGAAAGCCTCGTTCAGTCTCTTGCAAAGAGGCTTATGGAAAAAAACTATCAATTGGCGACAGCTGAATCTTGTACTGGTGGACTGATTGGCGCGGTGTGTACTGAGCTATCAGGCAGCTCAGCTTGGTTTCAATGTGCTGTAGTTACTTATTCAAATAGCGCTAAGCAGGGTTTGCTGGGAGTGCACCCTGACACCTTGTTGAATTATGGTGCTGTATCTAAAGAAACGGTGGCTGAGATGTGCTCGGGCGCTTTAAAACATCGGGCTGATATTGTTGTCGCGGTAAGTGGTGTTGCTGGTCCATTGGGAGGATCAGAAGAAAAGCCGGTTGGGACAGTTTATATTGGTTGGCAAATAAAATCGGAAGCACCACGAGTCAATCGATTTAAGTTTGCTGGTGACCGAGCGGACGTTAGACATCAAGCCACTTACGAGGCCCTAAAAGGACTCATTAAATTGCTTGATTAA
- a CDS encoding helix-turn-helix domain-containing protein: MSKIAVIDIDAAIGRRIQLRRKELQMSAASLSEKVGLSQQQLSRYERGVHKINASQLFQIAVFLDSPISWFFLDCDISDASKIANKTAPYVAMQDADLQARLQQVWVTLSRDQQRKMIALLDAFSI, translated from the coding sequence ATGTCAAAAATTGCAGTTATAGATATAGACGCAGCGATCGGTCGACGAATTCAACTCAGGAGAAAAGAGTTGCAGATGAGTGCGGCGAGCTTGTCAGAAAAAGTAGGCTTGTCACAGCAGCAATTATCTCGTTATGAAAGAGGCGTACATAAAATTAATGCGAGTCAATTGTTTCAAATTGCTGTTTTTCTAGATTCGCCTATCTCTTGGTTTTTCTTAGACTGTGATATTAGTGACGCTTCAAAAATTGCTAATAAAACGGCGCCTTATGTGGCTATGCAAGATGCGGATTTGCAAGCCAGGTTGCAACAGGTGTGGGTGACACTATCACGTGATCAACAGCGTAAAATGATCGCTCTTTTGGATGCGTTTTCAATTTAA
- the mutS gene encoding DNA mismatch repair protein MutS encodes MMRQYFGLKSQHPTQLLFYRMGDFYEIFYDDAKKAARLLDITLTSRGHSGGKPIPMAGIPFHAAENYIARLVRMGESVVVCEQVGDPATSKGPVDRQVSRIVTPGTLSDEAFLEERKENLLLSLAYESRKGVSTFGFSYLDMASGRFCLFEVEGEEALTSELQRLTPTEILLSEDFPHTKLIQLEKGIRELGPWHFDHDSSYRQLIQQFNTKDLSGFGCEELKAAISSAGALLQYAKDTQRSELPHIRTITVEQRDDCVLIDGATRRNLEIDINLTGSSSNTLTSVLDRCATPMGSRLLKRWLHQPIRDLKEINLRQDVIEELKSDPITNAFKQTLKEIGDLERILSRIGLRSARPRDLVRLGLALNALPNLKTQLSHLSSPRLNDINTRIEEQNSMANELETALVENPPAVVRDGGIFDKGYDAELDELIALSSNATDFLAEMERTEKERTGISSLKVGFNRVHGYYIEISRLHSEQAPVEYIRRQTLKNAERFITPELKAFEDKALSAKSKALAREKQLYEALLDSLNLLLSSLQTTSQALAELDVLTNFAERADRLNYTRPTLSNDQKIDIKQGRHPVVESVITDPFIPNDLYMDPSRSLLMITGPNMGGKSTYMRQVALITLLAHTGSFVPADSATLTLVDRIFTRMGSSDDLAGGRSTFMVEMTETANILNNASANSLVLMDEVGRGTSTFDGLSLAWSAVEYLANQIHCYVLFATHYFELTQLADELSNATNVHLTATEHEDSIVFMHKVHEGPASQSYGLQVAQLAGVPKKVITEAKHKLSELEDHSRTMHDFSIKESSPCDKKYKTKEPSSTPVQSDLFIGGRNDALEDSLKEADLNNMTPIDALTLLYKLKKLI; translated from the coding sequence ATGATGCGCCAATATTTTGGACTTAAATCTCAGCACCCAACACAACTATTATTTTACAGAATGGGTGACTTTTATGAGATTTTTTATGACGACGCTAAAAAAGCAGCGAGATTGCTGGATATAACGCTCACAAGTAGAGGCCATTCGGGAGGGAAGCCTATCCCAATGGCAGGAATCCCTTTCCACGCAGCAGAGAACTACATTGCCCGTCTTGTTCGCATGGGAGAGTCTGTCGTTGTTTGTGAGCAAGTTGGAGACCCGGCGACAAGTAAAGGCCCTGTAGATAGGCAAGTTTCCCGCATTGTGACACCAGGCACATTGAGTGACGAAGCCTTCTTAGAAGAACGAAAAGAAAACTTATTGCTTTCTCTTGCCTATGAAAGTCGTAAAGGCGTTTCAACCTTTGGTTTTTCCTATTTAGATATGGCAAGTGGTCGTTTTTGCTTATTTGAAGTAGAAGGAGAAGAGGCATTAACCAGTGAATTACAAAGACTGACCCCGACAGAAATATTATTGTCTGAAGATTTTCCCCACACTAAGTTAATTCAGTTAGAAAAAGGCATTAGAGAATTAGGCCCCTGGCATTTTGATCACGATTCCAGCTATCGACAATTAATTCAGCAATTTAACACTAAAGACTTATCAGGCTTCGGTTGTGAGGAATTAAAAGCGGCGATTTCATCGGCCGGTGCGTTACTACAATACGCAAAGGATACCCAGCGTTCAGAACTTCCTCATATTAGAACCATTACCGTTGAGCAAAGAGACGATTGTGTCTTAATTGATGGGGCGACTCGCCGCAACCTTGAAATAGATATCAACCTTACCGGCAGTTCAAGTAATACGCTTACCTCAGTATTAGATCGTTGCGCTACACCGATGGGAAGTCGTTTACTGAAACGTTGGTTACATCAACCTATTCGAGATTTAAAAGAAATAAACCTACGACAAGATGTTATTGAAGAACTCAAAAGCGACCCGATAACAAACGCGTTTAAACAAACGTTAAAGGAAATTGGCGATCTTGAACGTATCCTATCCAGAATTGGCTTACGGTCTGCTCGACCCAGAGACCTCGTCCGCTTAGGGCTTGCATTGAATGCTCTGCCAAATCTAAAAACGCAATTAAGTCATTTATCTTCCCCCCGTCTAAATGATATTAATACTCGTATTGAAGAACAAAATTCAATGGCAAACGAGCTCGAAACCGCATTGGTGGAAAATCCACCAGCGGTGGTTAGAGATGGCGGCATTTTTGATAAAGGCTACGATGCAGAATTAGATGAGCTTATTGCCCTCTCTTCAAATGCCACGGATTTTTTGGCCGAAATGGAGCGCACTGAAAAAGAAAGAACAGGCATTAGCTCCTTAAAAGTCGGGTTTAATCGGGTTCATGGTTACTACATTGAGATCAGTCGCTTACACTCAGAACAAGCACCCGTTGAGTATATCCGTAGACAAACATTAAAAAATGCAGAACGCTTCATTACACCAGAGTTAAAAGCCTTTGAAGATAAGGCATTAAGCGCAAAATCCAAAGCTCTGGCTAGAGAAAAGCAATTATATGAAGCATTACTTGATTCACTGAACCTGTTGCTCAGTTCTTTGCAAACGACAAGTCAAGCACTCGCCGAATTAGACGTACTTACCAACTTTGCAGAACGAGCGGACAGACTCAATTACACTAGACCGACACTGAGTAACGATCAAAAAATCGACATTAAACAAGGCCGTCATCCTGTCGTCGAGTCTGTCATTACCGACCCTTTTATTCCAAACGATTTATACATGGACCCTTCTCGTTCATTGCTAATGATTACGGGCCCTAATATGGGCGGTAAATCCACTTACATGAGACAAGTCGCCCTTATTACCCTATTGGCACATACAGGCTCTTTTGTGCCCGCCGATTCAGCGACATTAACTTTAGTAGACAGAATTTTCACTAGAATGGGATCTTCTGACGATTTGGCAGGAGGACGCTCTACCTTTATGGTTGAAATGACAGAGACCGCCAACATATTAAACAATGCCAGTGCCAATAGTTTAGTTTTAATGGATGAGGTTGGACGAGGGACCAGCACCTTTGACGGTCTGTCCCTTGCTTGGTCAGCGGTAGAGTATTTAGCGAACCAAATTCATTGCTACGTCTTGTTTGCAACCCATTACTTTGAACTGACCCAGCTTGCAGATGAGCTAAGCAATGCTACCAATGTTCATTTAACAGCCACAGAACACGAAGACTCTATCGTCTTTATGCATAAAGTCCACGAAGGTCCAGCCAGTCAAAGCTATGGTTTACAAGTGGCTCAATTAGCTGGGGTTCCTAAAAAAGTCATCACTGAAGCCAAACACAAATTATCCGAGTTAGAAGACCATAGCCGAACCATGCATGACTTTTCTATCAAAGAAAGCTCGCCTTGCGATAAAAAATACAAAACAAAAGAGCCATCAAGTACACCGGTTCAATCCGATTTATTCATAGGTGGCCGCAATGATGCATTAGAAGACTCACTGAAAGAAGCGGACTTAAATAACATGACTCCAATCGACGCATTAACCTTATTATACAAGCTTAAAAAACTCATCTAA
- the fdxA gene encoding ferredoxin FdxA, whose translation MAFIVTDNCVRCKYTDCVEVCPVDCFYEGPNFLAINPDECIDCALCEPECPANAIFSEDELPEDQEVYVELNQELSLVWPNITEKKDSLPDAAQWDGVEDKLEHLER comes from the coding sequence ATGGCTTTCATCGTTACTGACAATTGCGTTCGCTGTAAATATACCGACTGCGTAGAAGTTTGCCCTGTTGATTGTTTTTATGAGGGTCCAAATTTCTTAGCAATCAACCCTGATGAGTGCATAGATTGCGCATTGTGTGAACCAGAATGTCCAGCGAATGCCATTTTTTCAGAAGATGAGCTGCCAGAAGACCAAGAAGTATACGTAGAATTAAACCAAGAGCTTTCTCTTGTTTGGCCAAACATTACAGAAAAGAAAGACTCTCTTCCTGATGCCGCTCAGTGGGATGGTGTCGAAGATAAATTAGAACACCTAGAACGCTAG
- a CDS encoding EAL and HDOD domain-containing protein: MNVTIARQPIFTTKQTIMGYELLYRKDLDALDAEVFDDVSATAQVISGSLLEIGMSNMVGENKAFINFPRAYLLNPSGVPLDKNQVVIEVLENSGFDALLLASLRKWTNAGYKLALDDFEYEPKLLPFVELATYIKLDLQLLGRDKFMQQVEALKGFKVKIVAEKVETWEEFNFCEVLGVDFYQGYFFERPELISKKATKVNSITLLQLMAELLKGENLNVNELESIVSRDIGLVHKLLKFLNSPITGLSANVDSVRLAIVLVGVDQLKSLTNLLLMSELVGDRHVLLETILLRAKHAELMSLRLGHKHNETYFLAGMLSMMDACVGISLPEVLKQLPLPTEFINAIIQRSGNVGNVLDMVEQFSKGHKVTSTVSVDDLKASYVESVEWVDNFLSRI; this comes from the coding sequence ATGAATGTAACGATAGCACGACAACCTATTTTTACCACGAAACAAACTATAATGGGCTATGAGCTATTATACAGAAAAGACCTAGATGCTTTAGACGCTGAAGTGTTTGATGATGTCAGCGCAACAGCACAAGTGATTTCTGGTAGCTTGTTAGAAATAGGCATGTCCAATATGGTTGGAGAGAATAAAGCCTTCATTAATTTCCCTCGAGCGTATTTATTAAATCCCAGTGGCGTCCCTCTTGATAAGAATCAAGTCGTTATTGAAGTGCTGGAAAATTCAGGCTTTGATGCACTCTTGCTGGCTTCACTACGAAAATGGACGAATGCTGGCTATAAGTTGGCTTTAGATGACTTTGAATATGAGCCAAAGCTACTACCATTTGTTGAATTAGCTACCTATATAAAACTTGATTTACAGCTTCTCGGTCGTGATAAATTCATGCAACAGGTCGAGGCTTTGAAAGGCTTTAAGGTGAAAATAGTTGCGGAAAAGGTAGAAACATGGGAAGAGTTTAATTTCTGTGAGGTACTAGGAGTAGATTTCTACCAAGGATATTTCTTTGAGCGGCCTGAACTTATTAGTAAAAAAGCCACAAAAGTAAATAGCATTACGCTTTTGCAGTTAATGGCAGAACTGTTAAAGGGCGAAAACCTCAATGTAAATGAATTAGAATCAATTGTTAGTCGTGATATTGGTTTGGTGCATAAATTACTGAAGTTTTTGAACTCGCCAATAACAGGCCTATCTGCGAATGTGGATTCTGTGCGTTTAGCGATTGTATTAGTGGGTGTGGATCAGCTTAAGTCATTAACAAATTTATTGCTTATGTCTGAATTAGTTGGTGATAGACATGTTCTCTTGGAAACCATTTTATTACGAGCAAAGCATGCCGAGTTAATGTCATTGAGACTAGGTCATAAGCATAACGAGACGTACTTTTTGGCTGGTATGCTCAGCATGATGGATGCATGTGTTGGGATTAGTTTGCCTGAAGTATTAAAACAGCTTCCACTCCCAACAGAGTTCATTAATGCCATAATTCAAAGAAGTGGAAACGTTGGTAATGTATTAGATATGGTTGAGCAGTTTAGTAAAGGCCATAAGGTAACCAGTACGGTTTCAGTTGATGACCTAAAAGCCTCATACGTAGAGTCGGTTGAATGGGTAGATAATTTCCTTTCTAGAATTTAA